The Sagittula stellata E-37 sequence CCCCGCCGAGGTCGTTCAGCTTCTGTGCCCGGGCCAACGCCATTTGCGTGGCCGCCAGCGCGTCGGACATGGAGTTCATCTCGCGCGTGATGCGGCGCGTGTAGGCCGACAGGAACACCAGCGCGATCATGATCGCCACCCACTGCCCATAGACGAAGACGTCCGGTATGCGGAGGATGAAGCCCTCTTCCGTCCGGAGCGGCAGATGCCAGAACACCATGCCCGTCACCAGCACCATAGCCGTGACCATCAGCGTGATCGTCGAACGGAGGCTGAGAACCGTGGCCGAGATCGTCACCGGCCCAAGCACAAGCAGCGAGAATGGGTTGTGCAGCCCGCCGGTCAGGTACAACAGGAAGCAAAGCTGCAGCAGGTCGAACATCACCATCAGGAAGTTCTCCGTTTCCGAAAGGCGTTTGCTTTCGGGGAAGACGAAGATGGCGACGAGGTTGCCGACGACCGACGTGCCGACGGCGAGGTAGGCCAGCCCAAGTTCAAGCTGCAGATTGTACAGCCTTTGCGCGATCGTGATCGCGGCAAGCTGGCCAAGGATGGCGACCCAGCGTAACAGGATCATCGTGCGGAGACGGATCCAGTTGCTGCGCTGCTCTTCGCCAATCAGACCGAGTTCACTTGTGCTCATTTGGATTGTTTCGTCTGTCGCGGCTGGTTAGGCAAGCGCAGGATGACATTCCGCCAACAATATGTGTCGTGCCGAGGAGAGTGCCCATGACCCGAACCTTGTCCTATGCCGCAATTGGCGCTGTCGTCGTCTTGCTGGGTGGCACCTACGCGGCCTCCGCGGGCTGGCTGGATTCCTTGTTCGGCGGCAGCTCAGAGGACGTCTACGCCGACTGCCGTCAGGGTGCCGTCGCGGGCGACATCGGCGGGCCTTTCGAACTGGTGAACAAGGACGGTGCCACAGTGACCGACGCGGACGTCATCACCGAGCCGACGCTAGTCTACTTTGGCTACACCTTCTGCCCCGATGTCTGCCCGTTCGACACTGCGCGCAACGCCGAAGCCGTCGATCTGCTGGCGGAACGCGGGATGAGCGCGACGCCGGTTTTCATCAGCATCGACCCGGAACGGGATACGCCCGAAGCGGTCGGAGAGTTCGCCGCCAACCTGCATCCGAAGATGATCGGGCTGACCGGCTCTGACGAGCAGGTCAAGGCGGCGAGCCAGAGCTATCGCACCTACTACAAGAAGCAGGACGGCGATCCGGACTATTACCTCGTGGATCACTCGACATTCACCTACCTCGTCCTGCCTGAAGCGGGTTTCGTCGATTATTTCCGTCGCGAAGTCACGCCGGAGCAGATGGCAGACCGCGTCGCCTGCTTCATAGAAGCCACTTGACAGAGGCGATTGGTAGCGTTTGACCCCGCCAGTACGCGTGGTTAATAGTGATCTCCACGGCAGCGCAGCGGGAGACAGGCCTTGGCAGAACGCGATATCGACGACCTCGGCGACGACAAGTCCCTGCTGCTCGTGGACGACGACGAACCCTTTCTGAGACGTCTGGCCAAGGCCATGGAAAAGCGCGGTTTCGAGGTCGAGATGGCGGGCTCCGTCGCGGCGGGATCGGCCATCGCAACGGCGCGTCCGCCGGCCTACGCGGTCGTCGATCTTCGGCTTGAGGACGGTAACGGACTGGACGTGGTGGAGGTGCTGCGCGAGAAGCGGCCCGATTCGCGGATCGTCGTCCTGACAGGCTACGGTGCCATCGCCACGGCGGTCGCCGCGGTCAAGATCGGTGCAACGGACTACCTGTCGAAACCGGCGGATGCGACGGACATCACCAATGCCCTGCTGTCCAAAGGGGATGAACTGCCTCCTCCGCCTGAGAACCCGATGAGCGCCGACCGCGTGCGCTGGGAGCACATCCAGCGGGTCTACGAACTGTGCGACCGCAACGTGTCAGAGACGGCGCGCCGGTTGAACATGCACCGGCGCACCCTGCAGCGGATCCTCGCGAAACGCTCGCCGCGCTAAGCGTCAGATCGTAGGGCGGGGCTACGCGCCGCCCGCCTTCCGGTCAAAGCAGGCTGATACGAGACCTGGCCGACACCGCTTCGTCTTCCAGCGTCTCGATCGACATGATGTGCCAGTCGAGCCCGGTCTGGCCCTTGGCTCCGGCGTCCTTGAGCGCCATCTTCGCCGCGCGTGCCTGATCTGCCGACATCGTCAGTGCTTCGGCGACCTCCGCGCGGGCGGTCCGGATCTCGGTCATCCGCTTGTCATAGGTATGTGCCGAAATCTCTCCTGCCGCCCGTGCCGCATTCAGGTCGGCGATTTCCTGATCTTGGGTCTCCAGCAGACCCGGCATGGTTTCAGTCAGATGCGCCATCTGCTTCTGCGCGCCGGAAATCGCCGGGGTCACGCGGGACAGGGATACGATCTCGATCCGCTCCTTCACCTGCCGTTGACCGACGGCGCTCCCCACCACGGCCCCAGCGGCGCCACCCGCCAGCGCGCCCATCAGGCATTTGCCGC is a genomic window containing:
- a CDS encoding SCO family protein; this encodes MTRTLSYAAIGAVVVLLGGTYAASAGWLDSLFGGSSEDVYADCRQGAVAGDIGGPFELVNKDGATVTDADVITEPTLVYFGYTFCPDVCPFDTARNAEAVDLLAERGMSATPVFISIDPERDTPEAVGEFAANLHPKMIGLTGSDEQVKAASQSYRTYYKKQDGDPDYYLVDHSTFTYLVLPEAGFVDYFRREVTPEQMADRVACFIEAT
- a CDS encoding ActR/PrrA/RegA family redox response regulator transcription factor; its protein translation is MAERDIDDLGDDKSLLLVDDDEPFLRRLAKAMEKRGFEVEMAGSVAAGSAIATARPPAYAVVDLRLEDGNGLDVVEVLREKRPDSRIVVLTGYGAIATAVAAVKIGATDYLSKPADATDITNALLSKGDELPPPPENPMSADRVRWEHIQRVYELCDRNVSETARRLNMHRRTLQRILAKRSPR